In the genome of Microbacterium saperdae, one region contains:
- a CDS encoding CGNR zinc finger domain-containing protein codes for MIFTDDTEEGLRAAVWLVNSAEDPDTLADLAEERAFLEEFPYTGRLDRDETELASLRDLRPHLRAMLLAPRDEMAAHVNDALAGAHLSPHLVRHGDMDWHLHAVADERPLSERVLIETAMALIDVIRTDEGSRISVCADDTCEALALDLSRNRSKRYCSTVCANRNAVAAYRARRAGAEEA; via the coding sequence ATGATCTTCACCGATGACACGGAAGAAGGGCTCCGTGCCGCCGTCTGGCTCGTGAACTCCGCGGAGGATCCCGACACCCTCGCCGACCTCGCCGAGGAGCGCGCGTTCCTCGAGGAGTTCCCCTACACCGGCCGCCTCGACCGCGACGAGACGGAACTCGCGTCGCTGCGCGACCTGCGCCCGCACCTGCGCGCGATGCTGCTGGCACCCCGCGACGAGATGGCCGCGCACGTCAACGACGCTCTGGCCGGCGCTCACCTGTCGCCCCATCTGGTGCGCCACGGCGACATGGACTGGCACCTGCACGCGGTCGCCGACGAGCGCCCGCTCTCGGAGCGCGTGCTGATCGAGACCGCGATGGCGCTGATCGACGTGATCCGCACCGACGAGGGATCCCGCATCTCGGTCTGCGCCGACGACACCTGCGAGGCACTCGCCCTCGACCTCTCGCGCAACCGCTCGAAGCGCTACTGCTCGACCGTCTGCGCCAATCGCAACGCCGTCGCCGCCTACCGCGCCCGCCGCGCGGGGGCCGAGGAGGCGTAG
- a CDS encoding glucose-6-phosphate isomerase family protein — translation MPEFHTPPISPMAIAFDAEKLTLSPEGPTLTRRMSDLEGLFLDGDAWAAASAGDNPVVYTVVSSPVPEIDRELPQSITTIMPGDTSGELWMTKGHQHPNHQGEIYLALKGRGGLLMFDGERTEWLDMLPGTIGYIPPGWAHRSINTGDEPYAFLAVYPGGAGHDYGWVLEHGMGSRAYRGTDGTVDLRPYSAADSTSAPTA, via the coding sequence ATGCCCGAGTTCCACACCCCGCCGATCTCCCCGATGGCGATCGCCTTCGACGCCGAGAAGCTCACGCTCTCCCCCGAGGGGCCCACGCTCACGCGACGGATGTCCGACCTCGAGGGGCTCTTCCTCGACGGCGACGCCTGGGCTGCGGCATCCGCGGGCGACAACCCGGTCGTGTACACGGTGGTCAGCTCCCCTGTGCCCGAGATCGACCGCGAGCTCCCCCAGTCGATCACCACGATCATGCCGGGCGACACCTCGGGAGAACTCTGGATGACGAAGGGACACCAGCACCCGAACCACCAGGGCGAGATCTACCTGGCACTGAAGGGCCGCGGCGGCCTGCTCATGTTCGACGGAGAGCGCACCGAGTGGCTCGACATGCTCCCCGGCACGATCGGCTACATCCCGCCGGGCTGGGCGCACCGCTCGATCAACACGGGCGACGAGCCCTACGCCTTCCTCGCGGTCTACCCGGGCGGCGCAGGCCACGACTACGGCTGGGTGCTCGAGCACGGCATGGGGTCCCGCGCCTACCGCGGCACCGATGGCACCGTCGACCTGCGCCCCTACTCCGCGGCCGACTCGACCTCCGCCCCCACGGCATAG
- a CDS encoding VOC family protein, protein MAHGDITHIDIPVSDLGAATTFYSQLFGWSISEPPGFEGYPMWRAPNDLSGGGLAPRSEGFTQPRSYVEVDSIDDTIAAAIAAGGSVAMEKQPITETSAWAVIVDPDGNHIGLFDGVVSMD, encoded by the coding sequence ATGGCGCACGGAGACATCACCCACATCGACATCCCGGTGAGCGATCTGGGGGCGGCGACGACGTTCTACAGTCAGCTGTTCGGCTGGAGCATCTCCGAGCCGCCGGGCTTCGAGGGCTACCCGATGTGGCGCGCCCCCAACGATCTGTCCGGCGGAGGGCTCGCGCCCCGGAGCGAGGGCTTCACGCAACCTCGCTCCTACGTCGAGGTCGATTCGATCGACGACACGATCGCCGCCGCCATCGCCGCCGGTGGTTCGGTCGCGATGGAGAAGCAGCCCATCACCGAGACGAGCGCCTGGGCGGTGATCGTCGACCCCGACGGCAACCACATCGGGTTGTTCGACGGTGTCGTGTCGATGGACTGA